In Sylvia atricapilla isolate bSylAtr1 chromosome 25, bSylAtr1.pri, whole genome shotgun sequence, a genomic segment contains:
- the PSMA5 gene encoding proteasome subunit alpha type-5: protein MFLTRSEYDRGVNTFSPEGRLFQVEYAIEAIKLGSTAIGIQTSEGVCLAVEKRITSPLMEPSSIEKIVEIDSHIGCAMSGLIADAKTLIDKARVETQNHWFTYNETMTVESVTQAVSNLALQFGEEDADPGAMSRPFGVALLFGGVDEKGPQLFHMDPSGTFVQCDARAIGSASEGAQSSLQEVYHKSMTLKEAIKSSLVILKQVMEEKLNATNIELATVEPGMKFHMYTKEELEEVIKDI, encoded by the exons ATGTTCCTCACGCGCTCCGAGTACGACCG GGGCGTGAACACGTTCTCTCCAGAGGGGAGGCTCTTCCAGGTGGAATATGCCATCGAGGCCATAAAG CTTGGCTCCACAGCCATTGGGATCCAGACCTCAGAGGGAGTTTGCCTGGCTGTGGAAAAGAGGATCACATCTCCCCTCATGGAGCCCAGCAGCATTGAGAAGATCGTGGAGATCGACTCCCACATTG GGTGTGCTATGAGTGGCCTAATAGCCGATGCAAAGACTTTAATTGACAAGGCCAGAGTGGAGACTCAG AATCACTGGTTCACCTACAACGAGACGATGACGGTGGAGAGTGTGACACAGGCTGTGTCTAACCTGGCCCTGCAGTTTGGGGAGGAAGATGCTGATCCAGGAGCCATG TCCCGCCCGTTCGGCGTCGCTCTGCTCTTCGGAGGAGTGGATGAGAAGGGACCTCAGCT gttCCACATGGATCCCTCGGGAACGTTCGTGCAGTGTGATGCCAGAGCCATCGGCTCCGCCTCCGagggagcccagagctccctgcaggaggTTTACCACAAG TCCATGACGCTAAAGGAAGCCATCAAATCTTCCCTGGTCATCCTGAAACAGGTCATGGAGGAGAAACTAAATGCCACCAACATCGAG cttGCCACGGTGGAGCCTGGGATGAAATTCCACATGTACACAAAAGAGGAGCTTGAGGAGGTCATCAAGGATATttga